A genomic region of Kineococcus rhizosphaerae contains the following coding sequences:
- a CDS encoding disulfide bond formation protein DsbA, producing MTTETAPQKARADFWFDPLCPWAWMTSRWILEVEQVRDISVHWHVMSLSVLNEDKPDLPEDYREMLQRGWGPVRVVTAARILHGEDVVLPLYTALGTRRHPGGRDDWDGIIAEALAEVGLPAELAEYAGRDTYDAELRASHAEGISKVGEDVGTPVVAFEDVAFFGPVVTPAPKGEEAGKLWDGCVLVASVPGFFELKRTRTQGPVFD from the coding sequence ATGACCACCGAGACTGCCCCCCAGAAGGCGCGCGCGGACTTCTGGTTCGACCCCCTGTGCCCGTGGGCCTGGATGACCTCCCGCTGGATCCTCGAGGTCGAGCAGGTCCGCGACATCTCCGTGCACTGGCACGTCATGAGCCTGTCGGTCCTCAACGAGGACAAGCCCGACCTGCCGGAGGACTACCGCGAGATGCTGCAGCGCGGGTGGGGCCCGGTCCGCGTCGTGACGGCCGCGCGGATCCTGCACGGCGAGGACGTCGTCCTGCCGCTCTACACGGCGCTGGGCACCCGCCGCCACCCCGGCGGCCGCGACGACTGGGACGGCATCATCGCCGAGGCCCTCGCCGAGGTCGGGCTGCCGGCCGAGCTGGCCGAGTACGCGGGCCGGGACACCTACGACGCCGAGCTGCGGGCCTCGCACGCCGAGGGCATCTCCAAGGTCGGCGAGGACGTCGGCACCCCCGTCGTCGCCTTCGAGGACGTCGCCTTCTTCGGGCCCGTGGTGACCCCCGCCCCCAAGGGCGAGGAGGCCGGCAAGCTGTGGGACGGCTGCGTCCTGGTGGCGAGCGTGCCGGGCTTCTTCGAGCTCAAGCGGACCCGCACGCAGGGCCCCGTCTTCGACTGA